The Jiangella sp. DSM 45060 genome contains the following window.
GACGGCGCCGTTGAGGAACTCGGCGAACGTGGCCAGGTACTCCGGCACGACGTCGATCTCGCCGCTCTCGAGCGCCGGCTCGTAGATCTCGCGGTTGGCCACCGACTGGATGTCGACGTTGTACCCGGCGTCCTCGAGCAGCGCCGCGTACATCTCCTGCATGATCACCATCTCGGTGAAGTTGGCGCCGCCGACGGTGAGGTCACCGCCACCGCCGCCGTCGGTGGCGGTGGAGTCGCCGTCACCCTCCTCGAACGGGTCGTCGTCGTCGCCGCCGCACGCCGCCAGCGACAGCGCCAGGCCGGCCGCGGTGGCCAGCACGGCCGCTCGTCTCCGCATGGTCATGTTCTTCACCGGTGTCACCTTCTGTGTCCCGTGCCGGGCGCCAGGCCCCGCACGCGTGTCCGGCGAGCACCCTCATAGCGCCCGCGTGGAATCAGTCAACTACGCGCCACTGACAACCTCGTCCGTGACGAGCGGCATTCCCCGGTCACGATCGCGTTTCGACCGTCCTTGCCGCGTGGCCCGGCGCATCGGGTCGGCGGCCCGCTGCAGCAGCGCCATCACACCCTCGATCGCCAGCGCCAGCAGGCCGACCATGATCGCGCCGCCGATCAGCTCGGGCACGTCCTGCCGGTTGAAGCCACTGGTGATGATGCGGCCCAGACCCGGCCCGGAGATGACGGCGGCCAGCGTCGCCGTCGCCACCACCTGCACCGTCGCCAGCCGGATGCCGCCCATGATGAGCGGCACCGCCAGCGGCAGCTCGACGCGGCGCAGCAGCTGGAGGCCGTTCATCCCCATGCCGCGAGCCGCCTCGACGGCGTCGCGGTCGACCTCGCGCATGCCGACGTAGGCGTTGGTGAGGATCGGCGGGATCGCGAAGAGCACCAGCGCGATGACCGTCGTCCAGATCGACAGCCCGAGCGGGGTCATGTACAGGATCGCCAGGATCGCGAACGTCGGCACCGCCCGGCCGACGTTGCTGATGTTGACGGCGAGCGCGCCGCCTCGTCCGATGTGCCCCAGCCAGAGCGCGATCGGCAGCGCGACGGCGCAGGCGATCGCCATCGACAGCAGCGTGATCCACAGGTGCTCGGTCAACCGGGTGCCGACGCCCGTCGGACCGGACCAGTTGTCGCCGTCGAGCAGCCAGTTGACGCCGTCCACCAGCCCGTTCACGCGTGCACCCCCCGTCGCCACGGCGTGAGCCATCGTTGCAGCGCCAGTAGCAGCAGGTCGGCCACCAGCGCCAGGACCACGCAGAGCACCGAAGCCGTCAGCACCTCGGCGTGGAAGTTGCTGCGCTGGCCGCGGGCGATCAGGTTGCCGAGGCCGCCGTGGCCGACGATCATCCCGATGGTCGTGAGCGCGATGGTGGACACCGTCGCGACCCGGAGCGCGGCGAACACCGCCGGCACGGCCATCGGCAGCTCCACCTTGCGGAGCAGCCGGAAGCCGTCGTAGCCCATGCCGACCGCCGCCTCGCGGACGTCGCCCGGAACCGCGTCCAGGCCGGTGAGGATGCCGCGGACCAGGATCGTCAGCGAGTACAGCACCAGCCCGATCACCACCGTCGTCGCGGTGAGCTTGGTGAGCGGCACCAGCAGCGAGAACATCGCCAGCGACGGGATGGTGTACAGGGCCGTCGACGTGCCCAGGATCGCGCCGCGCAGCCACCCGACCCGGCGGGCGACGACCGCCAGCACGAGCGCGAGGGCGAAGCCGATGACGACGGACACCACCGTGATGGTGACGTGCTGGCCGAGCGCCTCCATGATCTCGTCCCAGCGAGTACGGACGTACTCGCCACACACCCAGTCGTTGCGCACGAGGCAGTTGTCGGTCAGGGTTGCGGTATGAACGGGCCCGGAGAGCGCCATTCCGTTGACGCTACCGAAGAACCGATGATTCGTCTCGACCGCGTCTCCAAGACGTACCCCGACGGCACCGTCGCGGTGCAGGAGCTCACCCTCGAGGTGGGCCGCGGCGAACTGGTCGTGCTGGTCGGGCCGTCCGGCTGTGGCAAGACCACCACGATGAAGATGGTGAACCGGCTGGTCGAGCCGACCGGCGGGCGCATCGTGGTCGACGGTGTGGACGTCACCGACGCCGACCCGGTGGCGCTGCGCCGCGGCATCGGCTATGTCATCCAGAACGTCGGGCTGTTCCCGCACCGCACCATCGAGGAGAACATCGCCGTCGTCCCCGAGCTGGTCGGCTGGCCTCGCAAGCGTCGCCACGAGCGGGCCCGCGAGCTGATGGAGCTGGTCGGCCTCGACCCCGCGGTGCACGGCAAGCGGTACCCGCACGAGCTCTCCGGCGGGCAGCGGCAGCGGGTCGGCGTGGCCCGCGCGCTCGCCGTCGACCCTCCCGTCCTGCTCATGGACGAGCCGTTCAGCGCCGTCGACCCGGTGGTGCGGTCGCAGCTGCAGGACGAGTTCCTGCGGCTGCAGGACGACGTCCGCAAGACCATCCTGTTCGTCACGCACGACATCGAGGAGGCGGTCCGGCTGGGCGACCGCATCGCGGTGTTCAAGCAGGGGGGCCGGCTGGAGCAGTTCGACACCCCGGCGGCCATCCTCGGCGCGCCGGCCACCGACTTCGTCGCCGACTTCGTGGGCGCCGACCGCGGCCTCAAGCGGCTCTCCGTCACCGCCATCACGCCGGCCGACCTCGAGCACCCGCCGGTCGTCAAGGCCGACGACGACCTCGCCACGGCCGGCGCCGCCCTCGGCGACGAGCGCTGGGCCGTCGTCCTCGACGGCGACGGCGGACTGGCCGGCTGGGTGGGCCACGACATGCTGACCGGCGCCGGGAAGGTCCGCGACCACGCGCGGCGCATGGAGGCGTGGGTCGAGCTGGACGATTCCCTCAAGGTGGCGTTCGCCGAGATGCTGCAGTGGAACGCCGGCTGGATCGCCGTCCTGGACGACGGCGACCGCTACGTGGGCGTGCTGACGCCGGCGACGCTGCACGCGGCGCTACGGCGCTCCGTCGAGGCCGAGGCGAAGGACGTCGCCCGGGCCGAGGTGGTGCTGGAGACGGTGCAGAACGCCTGACGGCTCGTTCGGCTCAGGCGCTGCGTTCCTGGCGCTGCTGCACCGGGGCGGACTTCTTCTTGCGGTCGGCCTCGGGCAGCAGGTCGGTGTTCTTGTCCTCCCACTTGATGAGGTCGACCACCGTCGGCGCCTCGGAGAGGTCGGGCCACAGGTCGTTCCACTCCGCGCCCTCGGCCAGCCGGGCCAGCTCGACGCTCGGGGTGGACGCGCCGGGACGGGCGCTGCGGGCGGCCGCGATCTCGGCCTCCAGCAGGTCGAGCTTCGACCGCATGACGTCGATGCGCTCGGACGCGACGTCGAGCAGGCCGACCATGTGGTCGGTGAACTCGCGGTGCTCCTCGGAGTAGCGGGCGTGCGCCTGGGAGTACTCCGCCGCCTGCTCGGCGCGGACCGTGGCCACCTCGACCCGCAGCCTGCGCTCCAGCCGGAGCACGAATGCGCCCAGCACCGCCGCGCCGACGGCGCCCGCGGCCGCCGCGATGCGCGGCCACGGCCCGTCCAGGACCATGGCGGCGACCGTCAGCGCGATGGCCGCCGCGGGTGCGGCGACGGCGAGCAGACGGACAGCGGTGAGACGGCGGCGGTGACGGACGGAGGCCATGGGCGTCACCGTACCTTCTTGTACGGCGCGAATCGGACTTCACACGCCGCGCCACACCGGGAACTTCCGTCCCGCGTTTCACCCGCGCCGCGGCCGCCGACGCGGTCTCACTGCCGGGCCGCTCGGCCCCGGACTCGCCGGGCGTCGGTGGCGTGAGCGACGGCCCTCCGCGCCGCGCCCAACGCACGCGGCCGGCGCAGGCACGCGGCCGGAGCCCGCCACGGCACGGGCGGCTCGTGCGGGACACGGGTGCGGCTCAGCGCGAGCCCGCTCGTCGCGCTTCCGGGCGGCAGCACACGTGGGGCGGTCATGCCTCGATGATCCAGGACGCGGGCGCGCGGCGTCACCTGGATTTCAGGCCGGGTGGCGCCGCCGTTCTCGTCATCTCGTGACGCCTGGCTACGGTGCGGGCATGCCGACCGTACGCGCCAACGGCGCCGACCTCGCCTATGACGACGCCGGAAGTGGGCCCGCGGTGGTGCTCGTGCACGCCGGCATCGCCGACCGGCGGATGTGGGACCACCAGGTCGCCGCGCTCGCGGAGCGGCACCGGGTGGTGCGCTACGACTGGCGCGGGCACGGTGAGTCCGGCCCCGCCGCCGGGGAGTTCGCCCACCACGCCGACCTGCTGGCGCTGCTGGACGCACTGGACATCGAGCGGGCGGCGCTGGTCGGCTGCTCCATGGGCGGCGCGTACTCCGTCGACGTCGCGTTGGCGGCGCCGGAGCGGGTGACGGCCCTGGCGCTGATCGCGTCCGGGCTGTCCGGGCACGAGTGGCCGGCCGAGATGGGCGCGCTGGCCCGCGAGCGGATCCTCGCCGCGGTGCCGGCCGACCGGCTGGCGCGCTACCGCGAGCACACGGCGGACCACGTCGACCCGGCGGACGTCGCGGCGATGGCCGAGGCACAGCTGCGGCTGACCGCCGTCGGGCCGGGGCGGGAGCCGTCCGACCTGGACCCGGACGCGTGGGAGCACATGGTGCGCATGTGCCGCCTGGTGTTCGAGCGCGAGTGGACCGGCCCGGCGCACACCGAGCTACCGGCCGACCCGCCGGCGAAGCCGCGGCTGGCCGGCGTCGTCCAGCCGGCGCTGGTGGTGAACGGCCGCGCCGACCTGCCGTACATCCAGGAGGTGTCCGGCCTGCTCGCGGACGGGATCCCGGGTGCACGGCGGGTCGACCTCGACGACACCGGCCACCTGCCGCCGGTGGAGCGCCCGGCCGAGGTGACGGCGTTGCTGACGCGCTTCCTGGCCACGTAGGGACCGGAAACCCGGGTGACCCCGGCCGGACCGTCCGGTTACGGTCGGGCGGTGCCCGAGCTGCAACGGCTGCGTGCCGACCACGCCCCGGCGGTCCTGGCCTTCGAGCTGGCCAACCGCGCCTACTTCGCCGCCTTCATCTCCGACCGCGGCGACGCCTACTTCGAGCACTTCACCGAGCGGTTCGACGCCCTGCTGGCCGAGCAGGAGGCCGGCATCTGCGCCTTCTACGTGCTCGTCGCCGCAGACGGCTCGGTGCTCGGGCGGTTCAATCTGGTCGACATCGATGACGGCACCGCGATCCTCGGCTACCGGGTCGCGCAGCACGTCGCGGGCCGTGGCGTGGCGACCGCGACCGTCCGTGAGCTGTCGCGCCTGGCGGCGTCGCGGCACGGGGTGCGCACGCTGCGGGCGGCCGTCGCCGAGACGAACGTCGCGTCGCGGAAGGTGCTGACGAAGGCCGGTTTCGTCCTGACCGGCCCGGCCGACCCGGCCGACATCGGCGGCCAGCCGGGCAGCTGGTTCGAGCTCGTGCTCGCTTAGGCCGGGTGGGCGCCGTTCTCCTCGTCGGACGGTGGCGGGACCTCGCCGGCGCGTTCCAGCCGGACGGCGGCCACCGTCAGCACGACCGCGGCCGCGACGACGACGGCGGAGAGGACGGCGCGGTTGCGGCCCATCGGGGAGTCGAGCAGGCCCAGCGCCAGCAGGCCGAGGCCCGTGTAGACGCCGGTGAGCAGGGCGCCGAAGTAGGCCGACGCCTTGGCGAGGGCGACGGAGCGGGCGACCCGGAGTGCGTCGATGCGCTGGTCGAAGCGCCGCTCGGTGATCCAGCCGCGCACCGCCCGGGCGCCGGCGAACATGCCGACGGCCAGGAACAGCAGCAGCAGCGGCAGCACCCACGGGATCGGCGGGAGCGCGCCCGACGCGGCGTCGACGATGCGGCCGATCGACCAACCGGCCGGGACCGCCACCGCGGCGACCCAGATCAGCGAGCCGATCTTCGTCCGTTGCACAGTGTGCCGCGACCCGGGGGTCAGGCCGGGATCTCGAGCGCCTCGTCCAGCCGGCGCACGCCGGTGGCGTCGACGGCCGAGCTCAGCTCCACGACGCGGCCGAGGCCGGGCACCGAGAAGTCGGGGTCGACGTCGGCCCACGGGATGAGCACGAACGCCCGCTCGGCGAGCCGCGGGTGCGGCACGTGCAGGTCGTCGTCGTCGGAGGTGACGTCGCCGACGGCGAGCACGTCGATGTCGAGCGTGCGCGGGCCGTTCGGGACGTCGCGGGTGCGGCCGTAGGCGGTCTCGGTGGACTGGGCCCGTTCCATCAGCGAGCGCGGCGACAGCGTGGTGTCGACGACGAGGACGGCGTTGAAGAAGTTCGGCGAGCCGCTGGGGGTGTCGACCGGTTCGGACTCGTACACCGGCGAGACCGCGACGGGCACGATCTCGGAGGAGTCGGTGAGGGTGTCGACGGCCGCCTGCAGGAACTCGAGGCGGTCGCCGAGGTTGCTGCCCAGCGCGAACGCCGTACGCCGCAGCGGACGCAGATCACCCGTCAGCGTGTCGGCGTCGACCACGTTGGGGTTGGGGACATTGGTCACGTTCGGGCCCTTCGAATCGTCACGGTCACGTCGTCGAACGGCACCGCCACCGGCGCCTCCGGCTTGTGCACGGTCACTTCCGCCGCCTCCACCCTGGGATCGTCCAGGCAGAGGTCCGCGATGCGCTGGGCGAGGGTCTCGACCAGCCGGACCGGCTCCCCCGAGACGAGGCCGACCACCCGTTCAGCAAGACTGCCATAGTCCACGGTGTCGGTCAGGTCGTCGCTCTGGGCCGCCGCACGGGTGTCGACGCTCAGGGCGACGTCGACGCGGAACAGCTGGCCGTTCTCCCGTTCATGGGCGAACCAGCCGTGGCGTCCACGCGCGGTGAGGCCGCGCAACTCGATACGGTCAGGCACCCCACGACCCTAGCGGCCCGCACCCGCTCATCGTGCACTCGGACGAGGGTGGGATTGGCCACGGTCGCTCACCCTTGCGCGAGCCGGGCCGCGACGTGCACCGCGTCGAGCGTCGCGGGGACGGTGTGGACGCGGACGCACCAGGCTCCGGCCAGCGCGATCGTCGTCGACAACGCGTCGGTGGCGGCGTCGCGGCCGACCGGCGGGCGCCGTTCCCCGGTCTGCGGATCGGCCAGCAGTTCGCCCAGGAAGGTCTTGCGCGACGCGGCGACGAGCAGCGGCAGCTCCAGCGCGTGCAGCTCGGCCAGCCGGGCCAGCAGCGTCCAGTTGTGGTCCCACGTCTTGGCGAAGCCGAGCCCGGGGTCGACGGCGATGTGCTCCGGCCTCACCCCGGCGGCGAGGGCGGCGTCGACCCGCGGCCGCAGCTCGGCGAGCACGTCGGCGACGACGTCGTCGTAGGCGATGCGCTCCTGCATGTGGTCGGAGTGCCCGCGCCAGTGCATGAGGACGACCGGCACGTCCGCCTCGGCGACGACGCGCAGCATGTCAGGGTCGGCCAGCCCGCCGGACACGTCGTTGACCAGCCGCGCACCGGCCTCGAGCGCGGGTGCGGCGACCTCGGCGCGCATGGTGTCGACGGAGACGACGGCGCCCGCGGCGGCCAGCTCGCGGATCACCGGCAGCACCCGGCGGCGCTCCTCGTCCGGCGACGGGCGCGCGGCGCCGGGCCGGGTGGACTCGCCGCCGACGTCGACGATGTCGGCGCCCTGCTCGATCAGCTGCAGCCCGTGCTCGATCGCGTCGCCGGGTTCGTACCAGAAGCCGCCGTCGGAGAAGGAGTCGGGCGTGACGTTCACGACGCCCATGACCAGCGCGCGATCCGGCCGCGGCAGGCCCGCGACGTAGCGCTCCGGGCGGCCGCTGCTCATCGGCGCAACGCGATGTCGGTGCGGTGGTGGCTGCCGTCGAGCCTGATGTGCCCGACCGCCTCGTACGCGCGGGCGCGCGCCTCGTCGATGTCGTCGCCGACCGCCGTGACCGACAGGACCCGGCCACCGCTGGAGACGACGGCGCCGCCGGCGTCCAGCCGGGTGCCGGCGTGCAGCACCTCGACGCCCTTGACGGCGGCCGCGTCGTCCAGCCCGCCGATGGGGTCACCGGTGCGCGGGGACGCCGGGTACCCGTGCGCCGCGACGACGACGGTGACCGCGGCGCCGTCGCGCCACACCGGCTCCGGGTGCTGGGCGAGGGTGCCGGTGGCCGCGGCCCGCAGCAGCCCGCCCAGCCCGGACCGCAGCCGGGCCAGCACGGCCTGCGTCTCGGGGTCGCCGAACCGGGCGTTGAACTCGACGACGCGCACGCCGCGCGACGTCAGCGCCAGCCCCACGTACAGCAGGCCGGCGAACGGGATGCCGCGGCGCTGCATCTCCTCGATGGTCGGCCGGACGACCCGCTCCATGACGTCGTCGACCAGGCCCTCGGGCGCCCACGGCAGCGGCGTGTACGCGCCCATGCCGCCGGTGTTGGGGCCCTCGTCGCCGTCGTAGGCGCGCTTGAAGTCCTGGGCCGGGGTGAGCGGCACGGCGACCCGGCCGTCGGTGACGCAGAACAGCGACACCTCGGGGCCGTCGAGGTACTCCTCGATGACGACGCGGCCGCAGGCCTCGGCGTGCGCGAGCGCGGCCGCGCGGTCGTCGGTGACGACGACGCCCTTGCCGGCGGCCAGGCCGTCGTCCTTGACGACGTACGGCGCACCGAAGCGGTCCAGCGCGGCCTCGGCCTCGGCGCGGGTCTCGCAGACCACGGCCATGGCGGTGGGCACCTCGGCCGCGGCCATGACGTCCTTCGCGAAGGCCTTCGACCCCTCCAGCCGGGCGGCCCGCCCGGACGGCCCGAAGCAGGCGATGCCGCGTGCCTTGACGGCGTCGGCGACGCCCGCCACCAGCGGCACTTCGGGTCCCACCACGACGAGGTCGGCGTCGAGCCGGGCGGCGAGGTCGGCCACGGCCTCGGGCTGGTCGGCGACGACGGAATGGACGGCGATGTCCGCGGCGATGCCCGCGTTGCCCGGCGCGGCGTGCACCTCGGACACCTCGGGGTCGCGCAGCAGGCAGCGCACCAGGGCGTGCTCGCGGGCGCCGGAACCGATGACGAGTACCTTCACGGACGCCGACCCTATCGGGCCAGCGTCGCCGCCACTTCCAGTGTCCGCGCCTGGTCCGCCGCGGGCCCGACCGGCAGCACCATCAACTCGTCCATACCGGCGTCGGCGAGCGCGCGGACGGCCCGGCCGACGGCCGCCTCGTCACCGGCGACGACGGTCTCGGCGGGTGTCCGGACGCCCTCGCGGTCCAGCTGGGCCCGATAGCTCGGCAGGTCGCCGGCGACGCCGAACCGCCGCTGCACCCAGTCGCGCACGCCGTCCGGGTCGCTGGTGACCGCGACGCAGACCCCGGCGATGACGGCGGGCCGTTCGCGCCCGGCGGCGGCAGCGGCGGCGGTGAGCGCCGGGACGACGTGCTCGCCGATCGAGCGCGGCCCGGCCCACGTGGTGACGACGCCGTCGGCCAGCTCGCCGGCCACCCGCAGCATCACCGGGCCGAGCGCGGACAGCAGCAGCGGCGGCGCCGCGACCCCGGCACCGGCCAGCTGCCCGTTCACCGTCACCGTCACGCCGGCGTGGGCGACCGGCTCGCCGCGCAGCAGCGGCCGCAGCGCGGTCAGGTACTCGCGGGTGTGCCGGGCCGGACGGTCGTACGGCACGCCGTACTGCCCCTCGACGATCGGCGCGTGGCTCGGACCGACGCCGAGCCGCAGCCGGCCGCCGGTCGCCGCCTGCGTCGTCAGCGCCTGGGCGGCCAGGGACAGCGGGTGCCGCGGATGGGTCCGGACGACGGCCGTGCCCAGCTGCACCTCCGGCACCGCCGCGCCGACCGCCGTCAGCAGCGTCAGGGGGTCCCAGCCGGACCGCTCGCTCAGCCACACGGTCTCGTACCCGGCCGCGGCGGCCGCCCGGGCCCGCTCGGCCACCGTCGCGACGCTCACGCCGTCGTCGTCGATCCACGCTCCGGTTCGCATGGATCCAGTCAAGCCGGCGGAACAGCCCGGACCAACGGCCAGTTGTGCTGTGCAGCGATCACGTCTGGTGATCGGCGCCGGGAGGTCGAGCGTGGAGTTGCGCCAGCTCAGGTACTTCGTCGCGGTCGCCGAGGAGCTGCACTTCGGCCGCGCCGCCGAGCGGCTGCACATCGTCCAGCCCGCGGTCAGCCAGCAGATCGGCCGGCTGGAGCGGGAGTTCGGCGTGCGGCTGTTCGACCGCTCGTCGCGCCACGTGCGGCTGACCGACGACGGCCGCCGGCTGCTGGAGCGGGCCCGCCGGGTGCTGGCCGCGGCCGCCGACACCGCGACGCTCGCGGCCGAGCTGGCCGGGCGCTCCGGCGTGCTGCGCCTCGGCGCCGGCGCCGGGCTGGAGCGACGGGTCGAGCGCGGGCTGACGACGCTGCGGGCGGACCGCCCGGACCTCGCGGTGACGTTCGCCGACGGCCCGGTGAGCACCCACCTCGACGCGCTGCGCCGCGGCGACCTGCACGCCGTCCTCGTCCGCGGCGCCGTCGAGAGCGACGACGACCTGGTCGCCACGCAGGCGTGGTCCGACGAGGTCGTGGCCGCGCTCCCGGCCGGGCATCCGCGCGCCGGCGCCGACACTGTCCGCGTCGCCGACCTCGCCGCTCACCCGGCCCGGCTGCCCGCGCCGCAGTGCGACGGGCCGTTCCACCGGCTGCTGGCCGGCGCCGGGGTGCGGCCGCTGCCCGACCGCCCGGCGGGCACCGTCGAACGGACCCTGTTGGAGCTGGCCGGCAGCAGCGACCAGTGGGCTCCGGTCCCGGCCGGCGGGCCGCCGCCGCCCGCCGGCGTGCGCACCGTCCGGTTCGATCCGCCGCTGCCGCTGCCGGGCGTCGTCGTGACGTCGGCGCGGACGCCCGCGGACTGCCGGGCCGGGCTGGTGGCGGCCTTCGGCGGACCCGACATCATCGACTACGGTGGACGCTGATGAGCGAACGATGGATCGACCTCGTCGGCGCGGTCAACGTCCGCGACCTCGGCGGGCTGCCCACCACCGACGGCGGCGCCACCCGGTTCGGCCAGGTGCTGCGCTCCGACAACCTGCAGGACCTCATCGGCGACGACATCGACCGGCTCACCGGCGAGCACCGTCTGCGCGACGTCGTCGACCTGCGCACGACGTACGAGGTGACGTCCGAGGGCCCCGGCCCGCTGACCCGCGTCCCCGACGTCACCATCCACCACCTGTCGCTCTACCCCGAGGTCGGCACCGCCACCGATGTCGAGGCCGACAGCGTGCTGCCGTGGACCGGCCGCGACGACGAAGAGGCCATCTGGGTGAACGCGGGCGTCTACTACACCAACTACCTGCGGCACCGGCCCGGCAACGTCGTGGCGGCGCTGCGCACCATGACGACCTCCGGCGGCTCCACGCTGGTGCACTGCGCGGCCGGCAAGGACCGCACCGGCGTCGTGTGCGCGCTGGCGCTGTCCGTCGTCGGCGTCGACCGCCAGGCCGTCGTCGACGACTACGTCCAGACCGGCGAGCGGGTCGACGCCATCATGAGCCGGCTCAAGGCCACGGCCACCTACGCCGCCGACCTCGAGGGGCGCCCCAACGACGCCAACCTGCCGCGCGCGGAGTCGATGCACACGTTCCTCGACTTCATCGACACCGAGTTCGGCAGTCCGGCCGGCTGGCTGGCGCGGCACGGCTGGACCGACGCCGAGACCGCCGCGCTGCGCGCCCGGCTGGTCGGCTGACGCGCACCTCAGCGCGCCAGCGCCGCCTCCAGCCGCGCCCGCACGTCCGGCCACTCGTCGCGCAGGATCGAGTAGTAGACGGTGTCGCGCCAGCTGCCGTCGGCGCGGCGCATGTGGTGACGCAGCACGCCCTCGCGCAGCGCGCCGAGCCGCTCGATCGCCCGCTGCGACCGGACGTTGAGGTGGTCGGTCTTGAGCGCCACCCGCTCGAGCGTCAGCGTCTCGAACGCGTGCCCGATGACCAGCAGCTTCGTCGCGGTGTTGACCTCAGTGCGCCACCACGGCGGCCCGATCCAGGTGGCGCCCACCTCGACCCGCAGGTTCGCGGCGTCGACGTCGAGGTAGGACGTCGTGCCGACGACGCGGCCGTCGGCGCGGCGTCTGATCACCCACGGCACGGCGTCGCCGCGCGCGGCCGCCGCCAGCGCGCGGTCGAGCGCTCCGGCCAGCCCGTCCGTCCGCGGATGCCAGGCGGACACCCAGCGGAACAGCTCGTCCGGCTCGGACACGGCGGCCTCGAGGTCACCGAGGTGCACCGACGACAGCGGCTCCAGCTCGATCCAGGCGTTGGACAGCGGGACGGCGGCGATGATGGTCACGCGCCCATCTTCGCCTACCGTCGAGGATCGACTGGAGAAGGGACCACCGCGTGATCATCCGGCCGTACGAGCCCGCCGACACCGACGCGCTCTACGACATCTGCTTGCGCACCGGCGACAACGGCGGCGACGCCACCGGCCAGTTCGCCGACCCCCGGCTGCTCGGCGAGCACTTCGTCGGGCCGTACCTGCGCTACGAGCCGGAACTGGCCTTCGTCATCGACGACGGCGCACCGGCCGGCTACGTGCTGGGCGTGCGCGACACCCCGGCGTTCGAGCGTGTCTGCGAGCGGGAGTGGTGGCCGCCGCTACGGGAGAAGTACCCGCCCGGCTCGTTCCCGGCCGGCACCCGCGACGCCGCCTACGTCCAGCGGCTGTACGAGTCGCACACGGCCGACCCCGCGATCGTCGCGGAGTACCCGGCTCACCTGCACATCGACCTGCTGCCCCGGGCGCAGGGCCAGGGCATGGGACGGGCGCTGATGGAACGGCTGCTGGCGGCGCTGCACGCGGCCGGCGCGCCCGCCGTCCACCTCGGCGTCGGCGCGGGCAACACCCGCGCCATCGCGTTCTACGAGCGCATGGGCTTCCAGACGCTGTACCAGTCGCCGAACGGCCGCACGATGGGCCGTCCGACGACCTGACCTGGGCGCGTCAGCGCACGAGGTCGCGGACCGCGACGATCTGCTCGCGGCCCGGTCCCACGCCGACCGCGGA
Protein-coding sequences here:
- the folB gene encoding dihydroneopterin aldolase, with protein sequence MPDRIELRGLTARGRHGWFAHERENGQLFRVDVALSVDTRAAAQSDDLTDTVDYGSLAERVVGLVSGEPVRLVETLAQRIADLCLDDPRVEAAEVTVHKPEAPVAVPFDDVTVTIRRART
- a CDS encoding alpha/beta fold hydrolase, which encodes MPTVRANGADLAYDDAGSGPAVVLVHAGIADRRMWDHQVAALAERHRVVRYDWRGHGESGPAAGEFAHHADLLALLDALDIERAALVGCSMGGAYSVDVALAAPERVTALALIASGLSGHEWPAEMGALARERILAAVPADRLARYREHTADHVDPADVAAMAEAQLRLTAVGPGREPSDLDPDAWEHMVRMCRLVFEREWTGPAHTELPADPPAKPRLAGVVQPALVVNGRADLPYIQEVSGLLADGIPGARRVDLDDTGHLPPVERPAEVTALLTRFLAT
- the folK gene encoding 2-amino-4-hydroxy-6-hydroxymethyldihydropteridine diphosphokinase, coding for MTNVPNPNVVDADTLTGDLRPLRRTAFALGSNLGDRLEFLQAAVDTLTDSSEIVPVAVSPVYESEPVDTPSGSPNFFNAVLVVDTTLSPRSLMERAQSTETAYGRTRDVPNGPRTLDIDVLAVGDVTSDDDDLHVPHPRLAERAFVLIPWADVDPDFSVPGLGRVVELSSAVDATGVRRLDEALEIPA
- a CDS encoding DUF3180 domain-containing protein is translated as MQRTKIGSLIWVAAVAVPAGWSIGRIVDAASGALPPIPWVLPLLLLFLAVGMFAGARAVRGWITERRFDQRIDALRVARSVALAKASAYFGALLTGVYTGLGLLALGLLDSPMGRNRAVLSAVVVAAAVVLTVAAVRLERAGEVPPPSDEENGAHPA
- a CDS encoding ABC transporter permease produces the protein MNGLVDGVNWLLDGDNWSGPTGVGTRLTEHLWITLLSMAIACAVALPIALWLGHIGRGGALAVNISNVGRAVPTFAILAILYMTPLGLSIWTTVIALVLFAIPPILTNAYVGMREVDRDAVEAARGMGMNGLQLLRRVELPLAVPLIMGGIRLATVQVVATATLAAVISGPGLGRIITSGFNRQDVPELIGGAIMVGLLALAIEGVMALLQRAADPMRRATRQGRSKRDRDRGMPLVTDEVVSGA
- a CDS encoding GNAT family N-acetyltransferase codes for the protein MPELQRLRADHAPAVLAFELANRAYFAAFISDRGDAYFEHFTERFDALLAEQEAGICAFYVLVAADGSVLGRFNLVDIDDGTAILGYRVAQHVAGRGVATATVRELSRLAASRHGVRTLRAAVAETNVASRKVLTKAGFVLTGPADPADIGGQPGSWFELVLA
- a CDS encoding ABC transporter permease, yielding MALSGPVHTATLTDNCLVRNDWVCGEYVRTRWDEIMEALGQHVTITVVSVVIGFALALVLAVVARRVGWLRGAILGTSTALYTIPSLAMFSLLVPLTKLTATTVVIGLVLYSLTILVRGILTGLDAVPGDVREAAVGMGYDGFRLLRKVELPMAVPAVFAALRVATVSTIALTTIGMIVGHGGLGNLIARGQRSNFHAEVLTASVLCVVLALVADLLLLALQRWLTPWRRGVHA
- a CDS encoding ABC transporter ATP-binding protein; amino-acid sequence: MIRLDRVSKTYPDGTVAVQELTLEVGRGELVVLVGPSGCGKTTTMKMVNRLVEPTGGRIVVDGVDVTDADPVALRRGIGYVIQNVGLFPHRTIEENIAVVPELVGWPRKRRHERARELMELVGLDPAVHGKRYPHELSGGQRQRVGVARALAVDPPVLLMDEPFSAVDPVVRSQLQDEFLRLQDDVRKTILFVTHDIEEAVRLGDRIAVFKQGGRLEQFDTPAAILGAPATDFVADFVGADRGLKRLSVTAITPADLEHPPVVKADDDLATAGAALGDERWAVVLDGDGGLAGWVGHDMLTGAGKVRDHARRMEAWVELDDSLKVAFAEMLQWNAGWIAVLDDGDRYVGVLTPATLHAALRRSVEAEAKDVARAEVVLETVQNA
- the folP gene encoding dihydropteroate synthase translates to MSSGRPERYVAGLPRPDRALVMGVVNVTPDSFSDGGFWYEPGDAIEHGLQLIEQGADIVDVGGESTRPGAARPSPDEERRRVLPVIRELAAAGAVVSVDTMRAEVAAPALEAGARLVNDVSGGLADPDMLRVVAEADVPVVLMHWRGHSDHMQERIAYDDVVADVLAELRPRVDAALAAGVRPEHIAVDPGLGFAKTWDHNWTLLARLAELHALELPLLVAASRKTFLGELLADPQTGERRPPVGRDAATDALSTTIALAGAWCVRVHTVPATLDAVHVAARLAQG